In the Mus pahari chromosome 19, PAHARI_EIJ_v1.1, whole genome shotgun sequence genome, one interval contains:
- the LOC110336670 gene encoding olfactory receptor 5-like gives MERSLQLANRSDDQDFILLGLSASKDIKDCLFVIFLTLYMLIFLENMLVIYLISSHHELLHKPMYFFLGNLSCLEMCYVSVTMPTLLMGLRSSPYHISFSFCMAQLFLFMSLIGTKCTLLASMAYDRYVAICCPLHYSMIMRPQVCWGLALSSWVGGLLVSAIKTMCIASLSYCGPNVLNHFFCDVSPLLNLSCTHVALTELIDFISAIIVFCGSLLVALASYVAIGRVLIKMPSAAASHKALSTCASHLIVMGLFYSVVLFMYSRPSHVKSTDLNKVLSVIYTVATPMCSPIIYCLRNREVHAVLKRNLYLC, from the coding sequence ATGGAGAGATCTCTACAACTGGCCAATAGGTCTGATGACCAGGATTTTATCCTACTGGGTTTGTCTGCCAGTAAAGACATCAAGGACTGCCTGTTTGTTATCTTTTTGACGCTCTACATGCTGATCTTCTTAGAGAATATGTTAGTTATCTACCTCATCAGCAGTCACCATGAGTTGCTCCACaaacccatgtacttcttcctgggCAACCTCAGCTGCCTGGAGATGTGCTATGTGTCAGTCACCATGCCCACCCTACTCATGGGCCTGAGGTCCAGCCCTTACCATATATCCTTCTCATTCTGCATGGCTcaactgtttttatttatgtctctCATTGGCACCAAGTGCACCctcctggcctccatggcctatgaccgctatgtggccatctgctgtCCACTGCACTACTCAATGATCATGAGACCCCAGGTCTGCTGGGGATTGGCCTTGTCCTCCTGGGTGGGTGGACTGTTGGTTTCTGCGATCAAGACCATGTGCATTGCAAGTCTGTCTTACTGTGGCCCCAATGTCCTCaaccatttcttctgtgatgtcTCCCCTCTGCTCAATTTGTCCTGTACCCATGTGGCCCTCACAGAACTGATCGACTTTATCTCAGCCATCATCGTCTTCTGTGGGTCATTGCTGGTTGCTCTGGCCTCTTATGTGGCTATCGGTAGGGTGCTGATCAAAATGCCTTCAGCAGCTGCGAGCCACAAAGCCCTCTCCACGTGTGCCTCCCATCTCATTGTAATGGGTCTTTTTTACTCTGTGGTCCTCTTTATGTATTCCAGGCCCAGTCATGTCAAATCTACAGACCTCAACAAGGTTCTGTCAGTCATCTACACGGTGGCTACGCCCATGTGCAGTCCAATCATCTACTGCTTGAGGAATAGGGAGGTCCATGCGGTGTTGAAGAGAAACCTCTATCTGTGCTGA
- the LOC110336673 gene encoding olfactory receptor 5, whose product MARSLELANMTRVQQFILLGLSTRLDIRDGLFAVFLTLYLLTLVENMLIIYLICSHSELHKPMYFFLGNLSCLEMCYVSVTMPTLLMGLWNGLYHIPFIACMTQLFFFIVLVGTECILLASMAYDRYVAICRPLHYPVLMRPQVCLGLAMTSWLGGLLVSMVKTTCIATLSYCGPNVLNHFFCDVSPLLNLSCTHVALTELVDFISAIVIFWGCFLTTMASYVAIGRAVLRMPSTTARYKAFSTCASHLVVVGIFYSVTIFIYARPKRIEAMDLNKMLSVIYTVVTPMCNPVIYCLRNKEVQVALHRTMHWS is encoded by the coding sequence ATGGCGAGGTCCTTGGAGTTGGCCAACATGACCAGGGTTCAGCAGTTCATCTTGCTGGGATTGTCCACTAGGCTGGACATAAGGGATGGCCTGTTTGCTGTCTTCCTGACTCTTTACCTGCTGACACTTGTGGAGAACATGCTCATCATCTACCTCATCTGCAGTCACAGTGAGCTCCACAagcccatgtacttcttcctgggCAACCTCAGCTGCCTGGAGATGTGCTATGTGTCAGTCACCATGCCCACCCTACTCATGGGGCTATGGAATGGACTCTACCATATTCCCTTTATAGCTTGTATGACCCAGCTGTTCTTCTTCATTGTCCTTGTAGGCACAGAGTGCattcttctggcatccatggcatatgatcgctatgtggccatctgccgCCCACTTCACTACCCAGTACTCATGAGGCCCCAAGTCTGCCTGGGATTGGCTATGACTTCATGGCTAGGTGGACTACTGGTTTCTATGGTCAAAACAACATGCATTGCAACCCTGTCCTACTGTGGCCCCAATGTCCTCaaccatttcttctgtgatgtcTCCCCATTACTCAACCTGTCATGTACCCATGTGGCCCTCACAGAGCTGGTAGACTTCATCTCAGCCATTGTCATCTTTTGGGGTTGCTTCCTCACAACTATGGCCTCCTATGTGGCTATTGGCAGGGCAGTTCTGCGCATGCCTTCTACCACTGCCCGCTACAAGGCCTTCTCTACCTGTGCCTCCCACCTGGTCGTGGTGGGCATCTTCTACTCAGTCACTATCTTCATCTATGCCCGCCCCAAACGCATAGAAGCCATGGATCTCAACAAGATGCTGTCTGTCATCTATACAGTGGTCACCCCCATGTGCAACCCAGTCATCTACTGTCTGCGGAACAAGGAAGTCCAAGTAGCTCTCCACAGAACCATGCACTGGTCCTGA